A region from the Aliarcobacter thereius LMG 24486 genome encodes:
- the bamD gene encoding outer membrane protein assembly factor BamD, with protein MIRANNIKNILTIFILIFILNACSSKTEEYNKPALYWYNKILKHISMAELEEADDTFISLESEHRNSPLIPSAILILVEAHMQNEEYVLANFYLDEYLKRFALSKDVDYIRYLKIKSNFKGFKRQNRDQVLIDDTLVQIDDFEKRYSNSKYMPLVQTIKTRLMISKSLMDKDISELYKRRDKPKAQEYYLEKSKESWEYTDEVEKPYVPIIRRVFE; from the coding sequence ATGATAAGAGCAAATAATATAAAAAATATATTAACTATTTTTATACTAATATTTATTTTAAATGCTTGTTCTTCTAAAACAGAAGAGTATAACAAACCAGCACTTTACTGGTACAACAAAATATTAAAACATATTTCAATGGCAGAACTTGAAGAAGCGGATGATACTTTTATATCACTTGAAAGCGAACATAGAAATTCACCTTTAATTCCATCAGCTATTCTAATTTTAGTAGAAGCACATATGCAAAATGAAGAGTATGTTTTGGCAAACTTTTATTTAGATGAATATTTAAAAAGATTTGCACTAAGTAAAGATGTTGATTATATAAGATATTTAAAAATAAAATCAAATTTTAAAGGTTTTAAAAGACAAAATAGAGATCAAGTCTTAATTGATGATACTTTAGTTCAAATTGATGATTTTGAAAAAAGATATTCAAATTCAAAATATATGCCTTTGGTACAAACAATTAAAACAAGATTAATGATTTCAAAATCACTTATGGATAAAGATATATCAGAACTTTATAAAAGAAGAGATAAACCAAAAGCACAAGAGTATTATTTAGAAAAATCTAAAGAGTCTTGGGAATATACAGATGAGGTAGAAAAACCGTATGTTCCAATAATTAGAAGAGTATTTGAATAA
- a CDS encoding MFS transporter codes for MFKSVLPLSFIVALRFFGLFIVLPVISVYALSLEGANATLVGIVVGGYALTQVIFQTPFGIMSDKLGRKGTIITGLLLFAIGSFICAIASDIFTLMLGRLLQGAGAIGAVVTAMISDIVKEEQRSKAMAIMGGFIGISFALAMMFGPIIGGYAGVPILFYITMVLSLVAIYILVKKVPNPPVITHTYNEKLKLKDILGNSNINRMHITNFLQKALMTFAFLVIPIILTKTYNWDIKDLWQVYIPSMILGLLAMGPAAILAEKKGKYREVLVIGILFFIISYLIIGFSSSALVFSIGVVIFFIGFNMHEPIMQSLTSKFAKVHQRGSVLGVFNSFGYLGTFFGGIFGGIFLDKLSAYELENFTTIIASICVLWILLIAIMKNPSKTKNIYLNLDEYKSNNLNKLSENSNIEEWYINNTENIAVIKFSEEKISEDEIKAILK; via the coding sequence ATGTTTAAATCAGTTTTACCTTTAAGTTTTATAGTAGCTCTAAGATTCTTTGGGCTTTTTATAGTTTTACCTGTTATTTCCGTTTATGCACTTAGCTTAGAAGGAGCAAATGCAACTTTAGTTGGAATTGTTGTTGGTGGTTATGCTTTGACACAAGTTATTTTTCAAACTCCATTTGGAATTATGAGTGATAAACTTGGAAGAAAAGGAACAATAATAACTGGTCTTCTGCTTTTTGCTATTGGTTCATTTATTTGTGCAATTGCTAGTGATATTTTTACTTTAATGCTAGGAAGACTTTTACAAGGAGCTGGTGCTATTGGTGCAGTTGTTACAGCTATGATTAGTGATATTGTAAAAGAAGAGCAAAGATCAAAAGCCATGGCTATAATGGGTGGTTTTATTGGAATATCTTTTGCACTTGCTATGATGTTTGGTCCAATTATTGGTGGATATGCTGGTGTTCCAATTTTATTTTATATAACAATGGTTCTATCTTTAGTAGCAATTTATATTTTAGTAAAAAAAGTTCCTAATCCACCTGTTATTACTCATACATACAATGAAAAACTAAAATTAAAAGATATTTTAGGAAATTCAAATATAAACAGAATGCACATTACAAATTTTTTGCAAAAAGCTTTGATGACTTTTGCATTTTTAGTTATTCCTATTATTCTTACAAAAACATATAATTGGGATATAAAAGATTTATGGCAAGTTTATATTCCTTCAATGATTTTAGGACTTCTTGCAATGGGTCCTGCTGCAATACTAGCTGAAAAGAAAGGAAAATATAGAGAAGTTTTAGTTATTGGAATTCTATTTTTTATAATCTCTTATTTAATTATTGGTTTTAGTTCTAGTGCTTTAGTTTTTTCTATTGGTGTTGTAATATTTTTTATTGGATTTAATATGCACGAACCAATCATGCAATCACTTACTTCAAAATTTGCAAAAGTTCATCAAAGAGGTAGTGTTTTAGGAGTATTTAACTCTTTTGGATATTTAGGTACATTTTTTGGTGGTATTTTTGGAGGAATATTTTTAGATAAACTAAGTGCTTATGAGCTAGAAAACTTCACAACAATTATAGCTTCAATCTGTGTTTTATGGATTTTATTAATTGCTATTATGAAAAATCCTTCTAAAACTAAAAATATTTATCTTAATTTAGATGAATATAAATCAAATAATTTAAATAAATTAAGTGAAAATTCAAATATAGAAGAGTGGTATATAAATAATACAGAAAATATTGCTGTAATAAAATTTAGTGAAGAAAAAATAAGTGAAGATGAGATAAAGGCAATTTTAAAATAG
- the lon gene encoding endopeptidase La: MLSNYDNFPQTIPFIVEDEVFLYPFMITPLFLTNDENIKAVENAIEFNRLIMVTVSKPTKEQKREEDSFYDIGVVGNVMRKVSLPDGKVKVLFQGVAKAKIIDFVPSNNLFATVELVQDSYESELELKSLSNILLDNVKKLSRLNNKFPADLIKAIEENEDASRVADLISSVLKLKKDEAYKIYSQTSIEQRLIDIIEYVKNEIESYKIQKEITQKVNSKIEKTHKDYFLKEQIKAIQKELGADSQKEEELKSFKKILKTKRVFMGKEAYKETKKQLDKLSRMNQDSPDASLLQTYVEMVLDIPFGEYSNSKISIASVEKQLNKDHFSLEKAKERITEYFAVKQLLEQRKLEDMQSKGTVLCFVGPPGVGKTSLANSISKALDRPLVRVALGGMEDVNELRGHRRTYVGAMPGRLIKGLIDAKKMNPVVVLDEIDKLGANHRGDPSAVMLEILDPEQNHEFRDLYLNFPVDLSQVIFVSTANDIRRIPAPLRDRMEFIEINSYTPNEKYHIAKDYLIPQELEKHGLKKDEVSLSKATIELIISKYTREAGVRNLRRVFSKIFRKVVKKLLQDETLEKVTIGTKDLKEYLDNPIFEIELADKVDMVGVSNGLAWTAVGGDILKIEAIKLKGKGGLKVTGNLGEVMKESSTISYSVVKHLIDNNILKIDEKLIPKTFKEEEENTKLEISEIYKRYDIHLHIPEGATPKDGPSAGITMALAIASILSNRKIKADVAMTGELTLSGKVLPIGGLKEKLIAAYKAKIKKVLIPKKNFERDLDELPEEVKNAIEIKVVNTIEDVLKEALV; this comes from the coding sequence ATGTTATCAAATTATGATAATTTTCCACAAACTATACCATTTATAGTAGAAGATGAGGTTTTTTTATACCCATTTATGATTACACCACTATTTTTGACAAATGACGAAAATATAAAAGCTGTTGAAAATGCAATAGAGTTTAATAGACTTATTATGGTTACAGTTTCAAAACCTACAAAAGAGCAAAAAAGAGAAGAAGACTCTTTTTATGATATTGGAGTTGTAGGAAATGTGATGAGAAAAGTATCACTTCCAGATGGTAAAGTAAAAGTATTATTTCAAGGTGTTGCAAAAGCAAAGATTATTGATTTTGTTCCAAGTAATAATCTTTTTGCTACTGTTGAATTGGTACAAGATTCTTATGAAAGTGAATTAGAATTAAAATCATTAAGTAATATTTTACTTGATAATGTAAAAAAACTCTCAAGATTAAATAATAAATTTCCAGCTGATTTAATAAAAGCAATAGAAGAGAATGAAGATGCTTCAAGAGTTGCTGATTTAATATCTTCTGTTTTAAAATTAAAAAAAGATGAAGCTTATAAAATATATTCTCAAACTAGCATAGAACAAAGATTGATTGATATAATTGAATATGTTAAAAATGAGATAGAATCTTATAAAATACAAAAAGAGATTACACAAAAAGTAAATTCAAAAATAGAGAAAACTCATAAAGATTATTTCTTAAAAGAGCAGATAAAAGCTATTCAAAAAGAGCTTGGAGCTGATAGTCAAAAAGAAGAAGAGTTAAAATCATTTAAAAAGATTTTAAAAACAAAAAGAGTTTTTATGGGAAAAGAAGCATATAAAGAGACAAAAAAACAGCTTGATAAATTAAGTAGAATGAATCAAGATTCTCCAGATGCTTCACTTTTACAAACCTATGTAGAGATGGTTTTAGATATTCCATTTGGAGAGTATTCAAACTCTAAAATATCTATTGCAAGTGTTGAAAAACAACTAAATAAAGATCACTTTTCACTAGAAAAAGCAAAAGAGAGAATCACAGAGTATTTTGCAGTTAAGCAACTTTTAGAGCAAAGAAAACTTGAAGATATGCAATCAAAAGGTACAGTTCTTTGTTTTGTAGGACCTCCAGGTGTTGGTAAAACTTCTTTAGCAAACTCTATTTCAAAAGCTCTTGATAGACCACTTGTAAGAGTTGCTTTAGGTGGAATGGAAGATGTAAATGAGTTAAGAGGACATAGAAGAACTTATGTAGGAGCAATGCCTGGAAGATTAATCAAAGGTTTAATTGATGCAAAAAAGATGAATCCAGTTGTTGTTTTAGATGAAATTGATAAATTAGGAGCAAATCATAGAGGAGATCCATCTGCTGTGATGCTTGAGATTTTAGATCCAGAGCAAAATCATGAATTTAGAGATTTATATCTTAATTTTCCAGTTGATTTATCACAAGTTATATTTGTATCAACAGCAAATGATATAAGAAGAATTCCAGCTCCTTTAAGAGATAGAATGGAGTTTATAGAGATTAATTCATATACTCCAAATGAAAAATATCATATTGCTAAAGATTATTTAATACCTCAAGAGCTTGAAAAACACGGACTTAAAAAAGATGAGGTGAGCTTAAGTAAAGCAACTATTGAACTTATAATTTCAAAATATACAAGAGAAGCAGGAGTTAGAAATCTAAGAAGAGTTTTCTCAAAAATATTTAGAAAAGTTGTTAAGAAATTACTTCAAGATGAAACTTTAGAAAAAGTTACTATTGGAACAAAAGATTTAAAAGAGTATTTAGATAATCCAATATTTGAAATAGAATTAGCAGATAAAGTTGATATGGTTGGAGTTTCAAATGGACTTGCATGGACAGCTGTTGGTGGAGATATTTTAAAAATAGAGGCTATTAAATTAAAAGGAAAAGGTGGGCTAAAAGTAACTGGAAACTTAGGTGAAGTTATGAAAGAGTCTTCAACAATCTCTTACTCTGTTGTTAAACATTTAATAGATAATAATATTTTAAAAATAGATGAAAAATTAATTCCAAAAACTTTTAAAGAGGAAGAAGAAAATACAAAATTAGAGATTAGTGAAATTTATAAAAGATATGATATTCATCTACATATTCCTGAAGGTGCAACTCCAAAAGATGGACCAAGTGCAGGTATTACTATGGCACTTGCAATTGCTTCAATTTTATCAAATAGAAAAATAAAAGCAGATGTAGCAATGACAGGAGAGCTTACATTAAGTGGAAAAGTTCTTCCTATTGGTGGATTAAAAGAGAAATTAATAGCAGCATATAAAGCAAAAATCAAAAAAGTATTAATTCCTAAAAAGAATTTTGAAAGAGATTTAGATGAACTTCCTGAAGAGGTAAAAAATGCTATTGAAATAAAAGTTGTAAATACAATTGAAGATGTATTAAAAGAGGCATTGGTTTAA
- a CDS encoding pyrroline-5-carboxylate reductase: MKLTLIGNGIMAQSLAIGLVKKYEVEMIGREYEKLKLIKQKIPKIEIKELEDKEDISGKNIIMCVKPYALESVSVRLNGEANSLISILAGTKLDYLRKLIKAKNYVRSMPNVAASVQNSMTALTGDIALKDITTDIFKTIGEAVWVNSETHLDIASAVCGSGPAFLALVAEAIADGAVKVGLERNLAHLMVQGLFSSSASLLKHSHPAIIKDSVMSPAGTTAAGYAKLEEGNVRDAFIKAIEGSFKKSKKIAEK; this comes from the coding sequence ATGAAATTAACACTAATTGGAAATGGAATAATGGCACAATCTCTTGCTATTGGTTTAGTAAAGAAATATGAAGTAGAGATGATTGGAAGAGAGTATGAAAAACTAAAACTAATAAAACAAAAGATACCAAAGATTGAGATAAAAGAGTTAGAAGATAAAGAAGATATAAGTGGTAAAAACATCATTATGTGTGTAAAACCTTATGCTTTAGAGAGTGTATCTGTAAGATTAAATGGAGAAGCAAATAGTTTGATATCTATTTTAGCTGGAACAAAATTAGATTATTTAAGAAAATTAATAAAAGCAAAAAACTATGTAAGATCTATGCCAAATGTTGCAGCAAGTGTTCAAAACTCTATGACTGCACTTACAGGAGATATTGCATTAAAAGATATAACAACTGATATTTTTAAAACTATTGGTGAAGCTGTTTGGGTAAATAGTGAAACTCATCTTGATATTGCAAGTGCTGTTTGTGGTTCTGGACCTGCATTTTTAGCTTTGGTTGCTGAAGCTATTGCTGATGGTGCTGTTAAAGTTGGTTTAGAAAGAAACTTAGCTCATCTTATGGTACAAGGTCTTTTTTCAAGTTCAGCTTCACTTCTAAAACACTCTCATCCTGCAATCATAAAAGATTCTGTTATGAGTCCAGCTGGAACAACAGCTGCAGGATATGCAAAACTTGAAGAAGGAAATGTAAGAGATGCTTTCATAAAAGCTATTGAAGGCTCATTTAAGAAATCTAAAAAAATTGCTGAAAAGTAG
- a CDS encoding non-canonical purine NTP pyrophosphatase, producing MRIILASANKGKIEEFKKLLPNYEVIAYSDILGKFDIPETGTTFKENAIIKASEINRRLKEQNEKHFIVISDDSGISLPILNNAPGVYSARYSGINASDKSNNEKLISELNRLNLEKTEAFYTACITIIYKDFVYTVHGFMYGMAINQEKGTNGFGYDPLFIPKDFTKTLGELDFEIKQEFSHRNKALKLAMKVLEVIL from the coding sequence TTGAGAATAATATTAGCAAGTGCAAATAAAGGGAAGATTGAAGAGTTTAAAAAACTTTTACCAAATTATGAAGTTATAGCATATAGTGACATTTTAGGAAAATTTGATATTCCTGAAACAGGAACAACTTTTAAAGAAAATGCAATTATAAAAGCAAGTGAGATAAATAGAAGACTAAAAGAACAAAATGAAAAACATTTTATAGTGATTTCTGATGATTCAGGAATATCTTTACCTATATTAAATAATGCTCCAGGAGTTTATAGTGCAAGATATTCAGGAATTAATGCAAGTGATAAAAGTAATAATGAAAAACTAATAAGTGAATTAAATAGATTAAATCTTGAAAAAACAGAAGCTTTTTATACAGCTTGTATAACTATAATATACAAAGATTTTGTATATACAGTTCATGGATTTATGTATGGAATGGCAATTAATCAAGAAAAAGGAACAAATGGCTTTGGATATGATCCACTTTTTATTCCAAAAGATTTTACAAAAACTTTAGGTGAGTTAGATTTTGAAATAAAACAAGAGTTTTCTCATAGAAACAAAGCTTTAAAATTGGCTATGAAAGTTTTAGAAGTTATATTATAG
- a CDS encoding ribonuclease HII: MQNLGLCGIDEAGRGPLAGPLVVAGTILLEEILGLNDSKVLSEKKREALFEEIKNKSKYHIVFKSAKQIDEFGISYCLKSSIEEIIEKLKGFTNSFLMDGNTNFGIQNLQKEIKADAKYPSVSAASILAKVSRDRFMNEISSSYPNYNFAKHKGYGTKAHIEAIKKFGRSDIHRISFKLKALGEVDFGTQNLLKF; this comes from the coding sequence ATGCAAAACTTAGGATTATGTGGTATTGATGAAGCAGGGCGAGGACCACTTGCTGGTCCTTTGGTAGTTGCTGGAACTATTCTTTTAGAAGAAATACTTGGATTAAATGATTCAAAAGTATTAAGTGAAAAGAAAAGAGAAGCTCTGTTTGAAGAGATAAAGAATAAATCAAAATATCATATAGTTTTTAAAAGTGCAAAGCAAATAGATGAGTTTGGAATTTCATATTGTCTAAAAAGTTCAATAGAAGAGATAATAGAAAAATTAAAAGGTTTTACAAACTCTTTTTTGATGGATGGAAATACAAATTTTGGAATACAAAATCTTCAAAAAGAGATAAAAGCAGATGCAAAATATCCAAGTGTTAGTGCAGCTTCAATTTTAGCAAAAGTTAGTCGTGATAGATTTATGAATGAAATTTCAAGTAGCTATCCAAACTATAATTTTGCTAAACACAAAGGATATGGTACAAAAGCTCATATTGAAGCTATAAAGAAGTTTGGTAGAAGTGATATCCATAGAATTAGTTTTAAGCTAAAAGCTTTAGGTGAAGTAGATTTTGGCACTCAAAATCTACTTAAATTCTAA
- a CDS encoding rhodanese-like domain-containing protein, with protein MFKFFIGILFASATLFANDLQTTGVEVTLENGKKVTIKRENKPKECENIAFDPREVFGGEHQASNNVNEKCKRAYVTYFGKIAPMKAAPNIETYGELEVLEFILKAKRDKNLLLIDSRTENWFYHETIPSAVNVPYVYTKKSQYPDEFKEALEIFGVIEKNGKYDFSNAKTLLMFCNATWCGQSPEAMKELMAIGYPQEKMKWYRGGMQSWLSLGLTTIRP; from the coding sequence ATGTTTAAATTTTTTATTGGTATTTTATTTGCAAGTGCTACATTATTCGCAAATGATTTACAAACTACTGGTGTTGAAGTTACTTTAGAAAATGGTAAGAAAGTAACTATAAAAAGAGAAAACAAACCAAAAGAGTGTGAAAATATTGCTTTTGATCCAAGAGAAGTTTTTGGTGGAGAGCATCAAGCAAGTAACAATGTAAATGAGAAATGTAAAAGAGCCTATGTCACATATTTTGGAAAAATTGCACCTATGAAAGCAGCTCCAAATATTGAAACATATGGAGAACTTGAAGTTTTAGAGTTTATTTTAAAAGCTAAAAGAGATAAAAATTTACTTCTAATAGATAGCAGAACAGAAAACTGGTTTTACCATGAAACGATTCCAAGTGCTGTAAATGTACCTTATGTTTATACAAAAAAATCTCAATATCCAGATGAGTTTAAAGAAGCTTTAGAAATTTTTGGAGTTATTGAAAAAAATGGAAAATATGATTTTTCTAATGCAAAAACCCTTCTAATGTTTTGTAATGCTACTTGGTGTGGACAATCTCCTGAAGCTATGAAAGAGCTTATGGCTATTGGTTATCCCCAAGAGAAAATGAAATGGTATAGAGGTGGAATGCAGTCTTGGCTTAGTTTAGGACTTACAACTATTAGACCTTAA
- a CDS encoding valine--tRNA ligase gives MSDKYEPSKVEDSFYKIWEERGYFEIDGNKSIQKDGKNFSIMMPPPNVTGSLHIGHALTFTLQDIITRYKRMDGFKTLWQPGTDHAGIATQNIVEKQLLAEGTTKEKIGREKFLERAWIQKKSSSGNIVHQMRKLGVSPAWSRERFTMDEGLKEAVKEAFIKLYNDGLITQNNYMVNWCTHDGALSDIEVEHEEINGNFYHMNYNFADGSGFVTLATTRPETYFGDSAVMVHPDDERYKSIIGKELVLPLINRKIKIIADSHVDMEFGTGIVKVTPAHDTNDYEVGLRHNLEFIKCFDEKGILNNECGEFAGLERLEARAIIVKKLQEDGIITKIEEHKHQVGHCYRCKNIVEPFISKQWFLSEKVAKKSIEKTKAHNNFHPAHWINSYTAWMDELRPWCISRQLWWGHRIPVFTCNSCNHEWADKNDVPEACPKCNNKNYVQDPDVLDTWFSSALWAFSPLGWGNNEKSSELYNFKEDMKNFYPNSLLITGFDIMFFWVARMMMMGEYLLGELPFKDIYMHALVRDETGAKMSKSKGNVIDPLDMVEEHSADIIRFTLAYLAVQGRDIKLGAKNLEQFRNFTNKLYNASNFLTLNVDTFPDLKDINIETPLGLYMQSKLSKAVEEVRTTLESYKFNEAASTLYRFVWMEFCDWGIEYSKASKDSIVELGAIFKETLKMVSPFMPFISDYLYHKLSGTTLENGDSLMIMNFPKDIKKDEKIEEMFAIIEEAIISIRRAKVIIDMGNSKISKAYIKLDKLIDTNIAKPFIEKLAKVEDIEFVDKKVENSITDVSNHLEVYLPTKEIDMKPIIDKLEKQKEKAQKEFDKLNGMLSNERFVANAPANVIEENKKALDEVKTRLEKIEAELKSLS, from the coding sequence ATGAGCGATAAATATGAACCGTCAAAGGTAGAAGATAGTTTTTATAAGATTTGGGAAGAAAGAGGATATTTTGAAATAGATGGAAATAAATCTATACAAAAAGATGGTAAAAACTTCTCTATTATGATGCCACCTCCAAATGTAACAGGAAGCTTACATATAGGACATGCATTAACTTTTACTTTACAAGATATTATAACTAGATATAAAAGAATGGATGGATTTAAAACTCTTTGGCAACCAGGAACTGACCATGCTGGAATTGCAACTCAAAATATTGTTGAAAAACAACTATTAGCAGAGGGTACAACAAAAGAGAAAATAGGAAGAGAAAAATTTTTAGAAAGAGCTTGGATTCAGAAAAAGAGTTCAAGTGGAAATATTGTTCATCAAATGAGAAAATTAGGAGTAAGTCCAGCTTGGAGTAGAGAGCGATTTACTATGGATGAAGGACTTAAAGAAGCTGTAAAAGAAGCTTTTATAAAACTTTATAATGATGGTTTAATTACTCAAAATAACTATATGGTAAATTGGTGTACACATGATGGTGCATTAAGTGATATAGAAGTTGAACATGAAGAGATAAATGGTAATTTTTATCATATGAATTATAATTTTGCAGATGGAAGTGGATTTGTAACTCTTGCTACAACAAGACCTGAAACATATTTTGGAGATAGTGCTGTTATGGTTCATCCTGATGATGAGAGATATAAATCAATAATAGGAAAAGAGTTAGTTTTACCACTAATTAATAGAAAAATAAAAATAATTGCTGATTCTCATGTTGATATGGAGTTTGGAACAGGTATTGTAAAAGTAACTCCTGCTCATGATACAAATGATTATGAAGTAGGACTTAGACACAATTTAGAGTTTATAAAATGTTTTGATGAAAAAGGTATTTTAAACAATGAATGTGGAGAATTTGCTGGGCTTGAAAGATTAGAAGCTAGAGCAATTATCGTAAAAAAACTTCAAGAAGATGGGATTATAACTAAAATTGAAGAGCATAAACATCAAGTAGGGCACTGTTACAGATGTAAAAACATTGTTGAACCATTTATATCTAAACAGTGGTTTTTGTCTGAAAAAGTAGCAAAAAAATCGATTGAAAAAACTAAAGCACATAATAATTTTCATCCAGCACACTGGATAAATTCATATACAGCTTGGATGGATGAGTTAAGACCTTGGTGTATTTCAAGACAACTTTGGTGGGGACATAGAATTCCTGTATTTACTTGTAACTCTTGTAATCATGAATGGGCAGATAAAAACGATGTTCCAGAAGCTTGTCCAAAATGTAATAATAAGAATTATGTACAAGACCCTGATGTATTAGATACATGGTTCTCTTCTGCACTTTGGGCTTTTTCACCACTTGGATGGGGAAATAATGAGAAATCATCAGAACTATATAATTTCAAAGAAGATATGAAAAACTTCTATCCAAACTCTTTGTTAATTACAGGTTTTGATATTATGTTTTTCTGGGTTGCTAGAATGATGATGATGGGAGAGTATCTATTAGGAGAACTACCATTTAAAGATATTTATATGCATGCACTAGTACGAGATGAAACAGGTGCAAAAATGTCTAAATCAAAAGGAAATGTAATTGATCCACTTGATATGGTTGAAGAACATAGTGCTGATATTATAAGATTTACTTTAGCATATTTAGCTGTTCAAGGAAGAGATATAAAGCTAGGTGCAAAAAATTTAGAACAATTTAGAAACTTTACAAATAAGCTTTATAATGCTTCAAACTTTTTAACTTTAAATGTGGATACTTTCCCTGATTTAAAAGATATAAATATTGAAACTCCTCTTGGATTATATATGCAAAGCAAATTAAGCAAAGCAGTTGAAGAGGTTAGAACTACTCTTGAAAGCTATAAATTTAATGAAGCTGCAAGTACTCTTTATAGATTTGTTTGGATGGAGTTTTGTGATTGGGGAATTGAATACTCAAAAGCTAGTAAAGATAGTATTGTAGAACTTGGAGCAATTTTTAAAGAGACTTTAAAAATGGTAAGTCCATTTATGCCATTTATTAGTGATTATTTATATCATAAATTAAGTGGAACAACTCTTGAAAATGGTGATTCACTAATGATTATGAATTTCCCAAAAGATATAAAAAAAGATGAAAAAATTGAAGAGATGTTTGCAATAATTGAAGAAGCTATTATTTCTATAAGAAGAGCAAAAGTTATTATAGATATGGGAAATTCAAAAATTTCAAAAGCATATATAAAACTTGATAAACTAATAGATACAAATATAGCAAAACCATTTATTGAAAAACTTGCAAAAGTTGAAGATATTGAGTTTGTAGATAAAAAAGTTGAAAATAGTATAACTGATGTTTCAAATCATTTAGAGGTTTATTTACCAACAAAAGAGATTGATATGAAACCAATTATTGATAAGCTAGAGAAACAAAAAGAGAAAGCACAAAAAGAGTTTGATAAATTAAACGGAATGCTTTCAAATGAAAGATTTGTAGCAAATGCTCCAGCAAATGTAATAGAAGAGAATAAAAAAGCTCTTGATGAGGTAAAAACAAGGTTAGAAAAAATAGAAGCTGAATTAAAAAGTTTGAGTTAA
- a CDS encoding rhomboid family intramembrane serine protease encodes MTFSKSKNEFTATNILIAITIFAYIIQINIKDGNLLMGLNIYFLLGEFYWQPLTSVFSHGGLAHLGMNMFVLWQFGNMIERFIGVKSFILLYFITGILTSLFSFLYIYYFDFSVNLVGASGAICAILGFYAYFVKEERSAIVTWILLISVAPLLIGLPIAWYAHFIGLIVGFIYAIVFKSFLPKR; translated from the coding sequence ATGACTTTTTCAAAAAGTAAAAATGAGTTCACAGCAACAAATATTTTAATAGCAATTACAATTTTTGCTTATATTATTCAGATAAATATTAAAGATGGAAACTTACTAATGGGTTTAAATATCTATTTTTTACTTGGTGAGTTTTACTGGCAACCATTGACAAGTGTATTTTCTCATGGTGGATTAGCTCATCTTGGGATGAATATGTTTGTTTTATGGCAATTTGGAAATATGATAGAGAGATTTATAGGTGTAAAAAGTTTTATACTATTATATTTTATAACTGGAATTTTGACTTCACTTTTCTCATTTTTATATATATACTATTTTGATTTTAGTGTAAATCTCGTAGGAGCAAGTGGTGCTATTTGTGCTATTTTAGGCTTTTATGCATATTTTGTAAAAGAAGAAAGAAGTGCTATTGTTACTTGGATTTTACTAATCTCTGTTGCTCCACTTTTAATAGGGCTTCCAATAGCTTGGTATGCTCACTTTATAGGACTTATTGTAGGATTTATATATGCAATAGTTTTTAAATCTTTTCTTCCAAAAAGATAA